The following proteins are co-located in the Maridesulfovibrio sp. genome:
- a CDS encoding ABC transporter ATP-binding protein, translating into MSNLLYELTDVVKEYEGPTETVRILDHVNLTVDSGESLAILGASGSGKTTLLHILGTLDTASGGNIHFAGMNINDMTPEKRAEIRNRGIGFVFQFHHLLPEFTTLENVALPAMMAGIGQGDASDMAREALGLVGLQNRIDHRVTTLSGGERQRAAIARAILLKPKVLLADEPTGNLDEKTGKMVGEMLASLNEELGMTLIVVTHNMDLAGVMKRRLELRSGELYAQN; encoded by the coding sequence ATGAGTAATTTGCTTTACGAACTTACTGATGTCGTAAAAGAATACGAAGGACCGACCGAGACTGTGCGGATTCTGGATCATGTCAATCTGACTGTTGATTCCGGCGAGTCCCTTGCCATTCTCGGGGCATCCGGGTCCGGCAAGACAACGTTGCTTCATATTCTCGGCACCTTGGATACCGCTTCCGGTGGAAATATCCATTTTGCGGGAATGAATATTAATGATATGACACCTGAAAAGCGGGCCGAAATTAGGAACAGGGGAATCGGTTTTGTTTTTCAGTTTCATCACCTTCTTCCGGAGTTTACCACTCTGGAAAATGTTGCTCTTCCTGCCATGATGGCAGGCATAGGTCAGGGGGATGCCTCTGATATGGCCCGTGAAGCCCTTGGGCTGGTAGGGTTGCAGAACAGGATTGATCACAGAGTGACGACTCTGTCAGGAGGAGAGAGGCAGCGTGCTGCCATAGCGCGTGCTATCCTCCTTAAACCAAAGGTCCTGCTTGCGGATGAGCCTACCGGTAACTTGGATGAGAAGACAGGGAAGATGGTCGGAGAAATGCTGGCTTCCCTTAATGAAGAGCTTGGAATGACGCTCATCGTGGTGACACACAACATGGATTTGGCCGGGGTTATGAAACGCCGGCTTGAGTTGCGTTCCGGAGAACTGTATGCCCAGAACTAG
- the bamA gene encoding outer membrane protein assembly factor BamA, producing MPRTRILLLLIAATFAFLINFGTSKAQAEDASGIIIAVLPFEVNADADTQYLRDSLPTLLSDRLREAGFRVVDQKKVAGLVDEQGYEFLNIQAAKDMALLSGAGYSIYGSFSQIGEDLSLDVRLVEAFGMKPAVPLFVSQKGLINLLPAVDELVSKVKLELLSQDKIADIVVRGCRVLDKDVILMRTNIKTGDIYTPSKINADLKNIYALGYFDDVKVKVTDVPGGKQIIFDVKERPRIQAISVKGEDAIDSEDILAAVNTKKGAVMNPKVLSDDLNTLREMYRKEGYYNAKIDYNIEGEGAQARLNLNIDEGKKLYIEGIKIEGAKQLDPDEVKAQLALTERGWLSWFTKTGVLKEELLERDAAAILAYYGNRGFVDAKVGEPELDIKEDGIFVTFKVKEGDRYKVGKVSFQGDLIVKKSRLRELVTADDMSDGGEYLDRSLLREDMKAISDFYSNYGYAYAEANIQFDQHTDDKSVDITFIISKRQKVHIRRVIIEGNAKTRNNVILREMRLADGDQFSGSKLQRSIVRLNKLDYFSEVDIEPLPTGDPGEMDLKVKVKDKNTGMVSGGIGYSTSDSVFVSAKITERNLFGRGMEFSLNGGWSSKTISYGMSFYNPRIDDTLWGGGFNTYWRNDDFTDYDKQTIGGVVSAGYPLGEYTNFYTNYRLDFYTISEVGTNAAQSIKDIEGDNWSSVITAGIKRDTTNKAFNPSTGTVNNLVVEMGGGVLLGDDSFVKYTYDSNFFTPVFWDLVFHWKGSAGFIHDNFGGGEIPVFERFYLGGINTVRGYDSREISPRDGDTNDRIGGNKMFYMNFELLFPINEELGLVGVGFFDIGNAWDDGQSFFHDTKQADGSELFLGMYKSVGAGIRWFSPMGPIRVEYGYGLDRLEDSSRHKIEFSMGQFF from the coding sequence ATGCCCAGAACTAGAATTCTGCTTTTACTGATTGCGGCAACTTTTGCTTTTCTGATTAATTTCGGAACAAGCAAGGCTCAGGCTGAAGATGCTTCAGGCATCATTATTGCCGTACTTCCTTTTGAAGTTAATGCTGACGCTGATACACAATACCTTAGAGACAGTTTACCTACTCTTCTTTCAGACAGATTGCGTGAAGCAGGATTCCGCGTAGTTGATCAGAAAAAGGTCGCGGGACTTGTCGATGAACAGGGTTATGAATTTTTGAATATTCAGGCTGCCAAGGATATGGCTCTCCTGTCCGGAGCGGGATATTCCATTTATGGTAGTTTCAGCCAGATCGGCGAAGATCTGAGCCTTGATGTTCGTCTTGTGGAAGCGTTCGGTATGAAACCGGCGGTTCCTCTTTTTGTTTCCCAAAAAGGGCTGATCAATCTTCTTCCGGCCGTAGATGAACTTGTTTCCAAGGTTAAGCTTGAATTGCTCAGTCAGGACAAGATTGCTGATATCGTAGTCCGTGGCTGCCGAGTCCTTGATAAAGATGTTATTCTGATGCGTACTAACATCAAGACCGGAGATATCTACACTCCTTCCAAGATTAACGCAGATCTCAAAAATATTTATGCTCTTGGCTACTTTGACGATGTTAAGGTCAAGGTTACCGATGTTCCCGGTGGTAAGCAGATCATCTTTGACGTCAAGGAAAGGCCCCGCATTCAGGCCATTTCAGTTAAGGGTGAAGACGCTATTGATTCTGAAGATATTTTGGCTGCTGTAAATACCAAGAAAGGCGCGGTAATGAACCCGAAGGTTCTCTCCGATGACTTGAACACCCTGCGTGAGATGTACCGCAAGGAAGGTTATTACAACGCCAAGATCGACTACAATATAGAAGGTGAAGGTGCGCAGGCACGATTGAATCTTAATATAGATGAAGGCAAGAAGCTTTATATCGAAGGTATTAAGATCGAAGGAGCTAAACAGCTTGATCCTGACGAGGTTAAGGCACAGCTGGCCTTGACTGAAAGGGGGTGGCTTTCCTGGTTCACCAAAACCGGTGTGCTTAAAGAAGAGCTGTTAGAACGTGATGCTGCTGCGATATTGGCTTATTACGGTAACCGCGGTTTTGTTGATGCCAAGGTCGGTGAGCCTGAGCTGGATATCAAGGAAGACGGAATTTTCGTTACCTTCAAAGTTAAAGAGGGTGATCGTTATAAAGTCGGTAAGGTCAGCTTTCAGGGAGACCTGATTGTTAAGAAATCCAGACTGCGTGAACTTGTTACTGCTGACGATATGTCTGACGGTGGCGAATATCTGGACCGTTCCCTCCTTCGTGAGGATATGAAGGCAATTTCTGATTTTTATTCCAACTATGGTTATGCCTATGCTGAAGCAAATATTCAGTTTGATCAGCATACAGATGATAAGTCCGTAGATATTACTTTCATCATCTCCAAGCGCCAGAAAGTTCATATCCGCAGAGTTATTATTGAAGGTAACGCCAAGACTAGGAACAACGTTATCCTGCGCGAAATGCGTCTTGCTGACGGTGACCAGTTCAGTGGTTCCAAGCTGCAACGTTCAATTGTTCGTCTGAACAAGCTGGACTACTTCAGTGAAGTTGATATCGAACCTCTGCCTACCGGTGACCCCGGTGAGATGGATCTCAAGGTCAAGGTTAAGGATAAAAACACCGGTATGGTCAGCGGCGGTATCGGTTACTCAACCTCCGACAGTGTCTTTGTCTCTGCAAAGATTACCGAACGCAACCTCTTCGGTCGCGGTATGGAATTCTCCCTTAACGGTGGTTGGAGCTCCAAGACTATCAGTTATGGTATGAGCTTCTACAACCCCCGCATCGACGATACTCTCTGGGGCGGCGGTTTTAACACCTACTGGCGTAATGATGACTTTACCGATTATGATAAACAGACCATCGGTGGCGTTGTCTCTGCCGGTTATCCTCTCGGCGAGTACACCAATTTCTATACCAACTACCGCTTGGACTTCTATACGATTTCAGAAGTTGGAACCAACGCGGCGCAGTCGATCAAGGATATTGAAGGTGACAACTGGTCAAGCGTAATTACCGCCGGTATTAAACGTGATACTACCAACAAGGCTTTCAACCCATCCACCGGTACTGTGAATAACCTTGTTGTCGAAATGGGTGGTGGTGTCCTCCTGGGTGATGACTCTTTCGTGAAATACACCTATGACTCCAACTTCTTTACCCCGGTGTTCTGGGATCTGGTTTTCCATTGGAAAGGTAGTGCCGGTTTTATCCATGACAACTTCGGTGGCGGCGAAATTCCAGTGTTCGAGCGTTTTTACCTCGGTGGTATCAACACCGTACGCGGTTATGACAGCCGTGAAATCTCACCCCGTGACGGAGACACAAATGACCGCATCGGTGGTAACAAGATGTTCTACATGAACTTTGAACTCTTGTTCCCCATCAATGAAGAGCTTGGTCTTGTCGGTGTCGGTTTCTTCGATATTGGTAACGCTTGGGATGATGGCCAGAGTTTCTTCCATGATACCAAACAGGCAGATGGATCAGAACTCTTCCTCGGTATGTACAAGAGTGTCGGTGCCGGAATTCGCTGGTTCTCCCCCATGGGACCGATCAGGGTAGAGTACGGTTACGGACTTGATAGGCTCGAAGACAGTTCAAGACATAAGATTGAATTCTCTATGGGACAGTTCTTCTAG
- a CDS encoding OmpH family outer membrane protein codes for MRRILFAVLVLVFAFQTPAIAAPQKIAVTSMAKLIKDSEIGQEAQQKMEKKFASAKKQLEAKQKELETLKQDLQKQSLVLSLEAKQDKELEFKRKVRDFQDLTQATQRKMQIEQKKVGTPVLELLQKVVNEFGKKNGYTAIYDKKSSGFLYVDETIDVTNQLMLEMNRAYRAGKK; via the coding sequence ATGCGTAGAATTCTTTTTGCAGTATTGGTTCTGGTTTTTGCTTTTCAGACCCCGGCGATTGCCGCTCCTCAGAAGATAGCAGTTACTTCCATGGCTAAACTGATCAAAGATTCCGAAATCGGTCAGGAAGCTCAGCAGAAAATGGAAAAGAAATTTGCGTCTGCAAAGAAACAGCTTGAAGCCAAGCAGAAGGAACTGGAAACCCTGAAGCAGGACCTCCAGAAGCAGAGTCTCGTTCTTTCCCTCGAAGCAAAGCAGGACAAAGAGCTTGAGTTCAAGCGTAAGGTAAGGGACTTTCAGGATTTGACTCAGGCTACCCAGCGCAAGATGCAGATTGAACAGAAAAAGGTTGGAACTCCCGTTCTCGAACTTCTTCAGAAGGTTGTAAACGAATTCGGTAAAAAGAATGGTTATACCGCCATCTACGACAAGAAATCCTCCGGTTTTCTCTACGTTGATGAAACTATCGATGTTACCAATCAGCTTATGCTTGAAATGAACCGTGCTTACAGAGCCGGCAAGAAGTAG
- the lpxD gene encoding UDP-3-O-(3-hydroxymyristoyl)glucosamine N-acyltransferase, whose product MLLSELAGLIGLKMAGKDKEISGLNTLELAGPTELSFLANAKYESALAVTKAGAVVLEEKYADQVESALISENPYMDLAKAMHVFARPQGCLEGIHELAFIHPDADVDDSATVYPFAFIGKGVKIGPNCKIFSGVYIGEDVVLGPGCIIYPNCSIMAGTVIGTGGIVQPGAVLGGDGFGYAQVSGKHVKIPQIGTVELQDQVEIGANACVDRAALDVTRIGAGSKIDNLVQIAHNVTTGEDCLVISQSGVAGSTKLGKGVILAAQAGLVDNIKIGDGAIIGAQAGVTNDVPAGFMGAGSPLLEKGNFLRSSIYHRKLPDMAKKMSVLEKRIKALEAELSKED is encoded by the coding sequence ATGCTTCTTTCTGAACTTGCAGGTCTTATCGGCCTAAAGATGGCTGGAAAGGATAAGGAAATTTCAGGTCTGAATACCTTGGAATTAGCCGGACCAACGGAGCTGTCTTTTCTGGCTAATGCTAAGTATGAATCTGCCCTTGCGGTTACTAAGGCCGGTGCGGTTGTACTTGAGGAAAAGTACGCCGATCAGGTTGAGTCCGCTCTGATCAGCGAGAATCCTTATATGGATTTGGCTAAGGCGATGCATGTATTTGCTCGTCCTCAGGGATGTCTGGAAGGAATCCATGAGTTAGCCTTTATCCATCCTGACGCGGATGTTGATGACAGCGCAACTGTTTATCCGTTCGCCTTCATAGGTAAAGGAGTAAAAATAGGCCCTAATTGCAAAATTTTTTCCGGTGTTTATATCGGCGAAGATGTTGTATTGGGACCGGGATGTATAATTTATCCCAATTGTTCAATCATGGCTGGTACAGTTATTGGTACTGGGGGCATTGTTCAGCCCGGAGCGGTTCTCGGTGGCGATGGTTTCGGATATGCTCAGGTTTCCGGAAAGCATGTGAAGATTCCCCAGATCGGGACGGTAGAGCTCCAGGATCAGGTTGAAATCGGAGCTAATGCCTGTGTTGACCGTGCTGCTTTGGACGTTACCAGAATCGGCGCCGGCTCCAAGATTGATAACCTTGTCCAGATTGCTCATAACGTAACAACCGGTGAAGATTGCCTTGTTATCTCGCAGTCCGGTGTTGCCGGCAGCACCAAGCTTGGCAAGGGCGTTATTCTTGCTGCACAGGCCGGTCTTGTTGATAACATCAAGATAGGCGATGGTGCTATTATCGGAGCTCAGGCCGGGGTTACCAATGATGTCCCGGCCGGATTCATGGGTGCCGGTTCTCCGCTGCTTGAGAAGGGCAATTTCTTGAGATCTTCTATTTACCATCGTAAACTGCCTGATATGGCTAAAAAAATGTCTGTGTTAGAAAAGCGCATAAAGGCATTGGAAGCAGAATTAAGCAAGGAAGATTAA
- the fabZ gene encoding 3-hydroxyacyl-ACP dehydratase FabZ — protein sequence MSKSTPDVIDIKKIMGMLPHRYPFLLVDRVEEITPGESIRAYKNVTMNEPFFQGHFPGLPVMPGVLIVEALAQAGGIIVLSTDEIDTEDKVFLFTGINKVKFRRPVVPGDKLVLEISDVKRKMHIWKMKCVATVDGEVAAQGEVSAAIVDKESM from the coding sequence GTGAGTAAATCAACTCCTGATGTTATAGATATTAAAAAGATTATGGGGATGCTTCCCCACCGTTATCCTTTTTTGCTCGTTGACAGAGTGGAAGAGATCACCCCCGGTGAGTCCATTAGAGCATATAAGAACGTAACCATGAATGAGCCTTTTTTTCAGGGGCATTTTCCCGGTCTTCCGGTAATGCCCGGTGTGCTCATTGTGGAAGCTCTGGCTCAGGCTGGTGGAATCATTGTCCTCAGCACAGATGAAATTGATACCGAGGACAAGGTTTTCCTGTTCACCGGAATCAATAAGGTAAAATTCCGCAGGCCTGTTGTGCCCGGGGACAAACTTGTGCTCGAAATCAGCGATGTAAAACGCAAAATGCACATTTGGAAAATGAAATGTGTTGCAACTGTTGATGGTGAAGTCGCCGCTCAGGGTGAAGTTTCCGCAGCTATTGTAGACAAGGAGTCCATGTAG
- the lpxA gene encoding acyl-ACP--UDP-N-acetylglucosamine O-acyltransferase: MATEIHPTAIVDSGAQLGDNVKIGPFCIIEGNTIIGDNCTLDANVQIKSFSRMGNGNTLDSGVVVGGLPQHLGFKGEDTWVEIGDNNIFREYATIHRATGVSIGRESTVIGSNCMLMAYTHVAHDCVLGDHVIMASSANLAGHIDVGNYVTIGGMSGVHQFVRIGDYAFVGAMSGFGQDIPPYMIATGVRGALQGPNSIGLRRNGFTAKTCNALKKAYKLIFRSEMPRKDALVAAEEQFADIPEVLNLVEFIRASKRGVTSAGHGSK; this comes from the coding sequence GTGGCTACTGAAATTCATCCCACAGCCATCGTTGATTCTGGTGCGCAGCTGGGAGATAATGTTAAGATCGGTCCTTTCTGTATTATTGAAGGGAACACCATTATCGGTGATAACTGCACTCTTGACGCGAATGTTCAGATCAAGTCATTTTCCCGTATGGGAAATGGGAACACCCTTGACAGCGGTGTAGTTGTCGGCGGTCTGCCCCAACACCTCGGATTTAAAGGTGAGGATACATGGGTAGAAATAGGCGATAACAACATTTTTCGTGAATATGCTACAATCCACCGCGCAACCGGTGTTTCTATCGGCCGTGAAAGTACTGTCATCGGCAGTAACTGCATGCTTATGGCATATACCCACGTTGCCCATGACTGCGTACTGGGTGACCATGTAATCATGGCCAGTTCAGCTAACCTTGCCGGACACATTGATGTCGGTAACTACGTTACCATCGGTGGTATGTCCGGGGTTCATCAATTCGTTCGTATTGGTGATTATGCTTTCGTGGGTGCCATGTCCGGTTTTGGGCAGGATATTCCCCCGTACATGATTGCAACCGGCGTTCGCGGTGCCTTGCAAGGTCCGAACTCTATCGGACTGAGAAGAAACGGTTTCACTGCCAAGACTTGTAATGCTCTTAAAAAGGCATATAAGCTTATTTTCCGGTCGGAAATGCCCCGGAAGGATGCTTTGGTTGCTGCTGAAGAGCAGTTTGCTGATATTCCGGAAGTATTAAACCTCGTTGAATTTATTCGTGCCAGCAAAAGGGGAGTCACCTCCGCCGGGCACGGTTCTAAATAG
- a CDS encoding UDP-2,3-diacylglucosamine diphosphatase LpxI domain-containing protein: MTNNTETIGLIAGGGQFPLLVAKGAAAQGNRVVAVFFKGHSNFEVSEYTDASVELKLGQLNKLISFFKQNGVSKVVMAGTINKPKALDIRPDFRAAKLLFKLATKGDDVLLRAIAGEFETEGMEVVGPHEYAPDLLTPAGFLTKRKPNDVERGDLVFGWKIARELGRLDIGQCVVVREGIVAAVEAIEGTDAAVKRGCELGGKGCCIVKVFKPGQEKRVDMPSIGLKTIQGMKELGATCLGVEAGKSLFFDLEESVRFAEKHGITIVGLNQDLIDKELS; this comes from the coding sequence ATGACAAATAATACTGAGACAATTGGTCTTATTGCCGGGGGGGGACAATTCCCCCTCTTGGTTGCAAAAGGAGCCGCAGCACAGGGAAATCGTGTTGTGGCTGTTTTTTTTAAAGGTCATTCAAATTTTGAAGTCAGTGAGTATACGGATGCCTCCGTTGAGCTTAAGCTTGGTCAACTTAACAAGTTGATTTCCTTCTTCAAGCAGAATGGAGTCAGCAAGGTGGTTATGGCCGGGACCATTAACAAGCCAAAGGCTCTTGATATCCGCCCTGACTTCCGAGCCGCCAAGCTGCTTTTCAAGCTTGCTACCAAAGGTGATGATGTTCTGCTCAGGGCCATTGCCGGTGAGTTCGAAACTGAAGGAATGGAAGTGGTCGGTCCTCATGAATATGCGCCTGATTTGCTTACTCCGGCTGGTTTTTTGACTAAGCGCAAGCCTAATGATGTTGAGCGTGGTGATCTTGTCTTTGGATGGAAGATTGCCCGAGAACTGGGCAGGCTTGATATCGGTCAGTGTGTTGTCGTTCGGGAAGGAATTGTGGCTGCTGTTGAAGCTATTGAAGGGACTGATGCCGCAGTTAAGCGTGGATGCGAGCTTGGCGGGAAAGGCTGCTGCATAGTCAAAGTTTTCAAGCCCGGTCAGGAAAAGCGGGTAGATATGCCCTCAATCGGCCTTAAAACCATTCAAGGGATGAAAGAGCTTGGAGCTACCTGTTTGGGAGTTGAAGCTGGTAAAAGTCTTTTTTTCGATCTCGAAGAATCCGTTAGGTTTGCCGAGAAGCATGGAATTACCATTGTAGGGTTGAATCAGGACTTGATTGATAAAGAATTATCTTAA
- a CDS encoding transporter substrate-binding domain-containing protein, with amino-acid sequence MLSDKRLSIIISLILYVLGLAAKVQAKSDVYWPYFNLPPLSISHEDGHFTGIGPELGVLLQSQMPEYGHQIIAASPLKIFQSVREGRNWILSGVLKTPSREDNLYYSKLPCRMTWTILAVIRKGDSEYLDSKGQFRAEAALSDSKYRFGYVKGIDYGDLESLVFNHIHSQGRAFSSNDFDKLMQLLILERIDFFFAGPMIADFILRDSNLSDQIDIVPCLEIPVKPIYGYYAVPKTEWGRKVIAEIDSTLESVIRSGEHRKILQRWTPKQFNAFFDRDYKAGFEDALINK; translated from the coding sequence ATGTTGTCTGATAAGCGTCTATCGATCATTATTTCATTGATTTTATATGTTTTGGGCCTTGCCGCAAAAGTTCAGGCCAAAAGCGATGTGTACTGGCCTTACTTTAATCTTCCTCCCCTTAGCATTTCTCATGAAGATGGGCATTTTACAGGAATAGGTCCGGAGCTTGGTGTCCTGTTGCAATCGCAGATGCCTGAATACGGACACCAGATAATTGCCGCTTCACCACTTAAAATTTTTCAGTCTGTTCGGGAAGGCCGCAACTGGATTCTCAGCGGAGTTCTTAAAACTCCATCACGCGAAGACAATCTTTATTACTCTAAGTTACCCTGCCGGATGACGTGGACTATATTGGCTGTTATCCGAAAAGGAGACAGCGAGTATCTCGACTCTAAAGGTCAATTCAGGGCTGAAGCTGCCTTAAGTGATTCCAAATACCGATTTGGTTATGTAAAAGGGATTGATTACGGTGATTTGGAGAGTCTGGTTTTCAATCATATTCACAGCCAAGGGCGGGCTTTTTCTTCAAATGATTTTGATAAATTGATGCAATTGCTGATTCTAGAGAGGATAGATTTCTTTTTTGCCGGACCTATGATTGCTGATTTTATTTTGCGGGATTCCAATCTCTCGGATCAGATAGACATTGTGCCTTGTCTGGAGATCCCGGTTAAACCAATTTATGGTTACTACGCCGTTCCCAAGACAGAGTGGGGGCGTAAGGTCATAGCTGAAATAGATTCTACTTTAGAGAGTGTTATCCGATCCGGTGAGCACAGAAAAATATTACAGCGATGGACTCCGAAGCAGTTCAATGCATTTTTCGACCGGGATTACAAGGCCGGGTTTGAAGATGCCCTGATTAATAAATAA
- a CDS encoding zinc ribbon domain-containing protein yields the protein MPIYEYKCRECGAVYEEIASAGSTPGPCPSCGKDTGEKLMSSTSSLTGKDTPNKPDSAGTGCCGANPSSKGCVPGSCCGKA from the coding sequence ATGCCTATTTACGAATACAAATGCCGTGAATGCGGTGCTGTTTACGAAGAGATTGCCAGTGCAGGAAGTACTCCCGGCCCATGCCCTTCCTGTGGGAAAGATACCGGAGAAAAACTTATGTCGTCAACATCATCCCTGACAGGTAAGGATACTCCGAACAAACCTGATTCAGCAGGGACCGGATGTTGCGGAGCCAACCCTTCCTCTAAAGGATGCGTTCCCGGCTCCTGTTGCGGCAAAGCTTAA
- a CDS encoding CGGC domain-containing protein — MGKEKILILGCSQAMDDVCTGCSRCMVGFNRRAGEFANCADDAELTAIVGCGGCPGSGIVTRMANIKLWNAPMGEIPNKVFVAPCITMHCPHKDVLLKKIKSKAGCEVIEGTHPYIPENIFAE, encoded by the coding sequence ATGGGTAAGGAAAAGATCCTCATTCTTGGATGCAGTCAGGCAATGGATGATGTTTGTACTGGATGCTCACGTTGTATGGTGGGCTTTAACCGACGTGCCGGAGAATTTGCCAATTGCGCAGATGATGCAGAGCTTACTGCAATTGTAGGCTGTGGAGGTTGTCCGGGATCAGGAATTGTGACAAGAATGGCCAACATAAAACTATGGAATGCTCCTATGGGAGAAATCCCTAACAAGGTTTTTGTTGCCCCTTGCATAACCATGCACTGTCCTCACAAGGACGTACTACTCAAAAAAATTAAATCAAAGGCAGGATGTGAGGTCATTGAAGGCACACATCCCTACATTCCCGAAAACATTTTCGCCGAATAA
- a CDS encoding 4Fe-4S binding protein, giving the protein MKQLVVISGKGGTGKTSVVSGLASLGPKKVLADCDVDAADLHLILHPEIRDTHDFFSGERPEINPELCTQCGLCAEHCKFDAISADFTVMSEKCEGCGVCSYVCPVEAVSTSPRLCGQWFRSETRFGQMIHAELGIGEENSGKLVTTVRNASAEIGEELGAELVLVDGSPGVGCPVIASLTNADLAVFVAEPTISAVHDLKRVHKLTEHFRIPSMAIINKCGINADQENEIKSFCAEKEILLAGELPYDTIFSKAQLAGQSVVEYDPDGLGKKIETIWNKMEANL; this is encoded by the coding sequence ATGAAACAATTAGTAGTTATCAGCGGAAAAGGCGGTACCGGAAAAACCAGCGTAGTATCCGGCCTTGCTTCACTCGGTCCCAAGAAAGTCCTCGCGGACTGTGATGTTGATGCAGCCGACCTGCATCTGATCCTGCACCCTGAGATCAGGGATACACACGACTTTTTCAGCGGCGAACGCCCGGAGATAAACCCCGAGCTCTGCACTCAATGCGGTCTCTGTGCCGAACATTGTAAATTCGATGCCATATCCGCAGACTTCACCGTAATGTCTGAAAAATGTGAAGGGTGCGGAGTCTGTTCATATGTCTGTCCTGTTGAAGCGGTCTCAACTTCTCCCAGACTCTGCGGTCAGTGGTTCCGTTCTGAAACCCGCTTCGGACAGATGATCCATGCCGAGCTGGGCATAGGTGAAGAAAATTCCGGTAAGCTGGTTACCACTGTCCGCAATGCTTCCGCAGAAATAGGTGAAGAACTTGGTGCCGAACTGGTGCTGGTTGACGGTTCTCCCGGCGTCGGTTGTCCGGTAATCGCCTCTCTGACCAACGCAGATTTAGCCGTATTTGTGGCAGAACCGACCATTTCCGCAGTGCATGACCTGAAAAGGGTTCACAAGTTGACTGAGCATTTTAGAATTCCATCCATGGCTATCATCAATAAATGCGGAATCAACGCCGATCAGGAGAATGAAATTAAATCCTTCTGCGCTGAAAAAGAAATTCTTCTGGCTGGCGAACTGCCCTACGACACAATTTTTTCAAAAGCCCAGTTGGCTGGACAATCTGTAGTTGAATATGATCCGGACGGCTTGGGAAAAAAAATTGAAACGATCTGGAATAAAATGGAAGCAAACCTTTAA
- a CDS encoding ATP-binding protein, which translates to MKIAIASGKGGTGKTTVAVNFAAYLDSMGKSVSFTDCDVEEPNAHFFLNPDLSDERDEFLPVPAIDEDKCIGESCRKCIELCRFKSLIWMVNSVLSFSELCHGCGLCELACPADAISEGKRLIGTTSTGKAGNIDFTRGLLRIGEAMSPPLIKAVKKISPRAEVNILDCPPGTSCPVVESIDDTDFVVLVTEPTPFGLHDLNLAVQLMQTLNMPCGVVINRAGMGDDRVEKYLAEKKVPLLGSLPHSREAASSYSKGDLLYENIPGFKDEFAKIWSSIQEQVSGAQ; encoded by the coding sequence ATGAAGATAGCAATTGCCAGCGGCAAGGGCGGCACAGGTAAAACCACTGTTGCCGTCAATTTTGCCGCCTACCTTGACTCCATGGGTAAAAGTGTAAGTTTCACCGACTGCGATGTTGAAGAACCCAATGCCCACTTTTTCCTGAACCCGGATCTCAGTGACGAAAGAGATGAATTCCTGCCTGTTCCGGCTATTGATGAAGATAAATGCATCGGAGAATCGTGCAGGAAATGCATTGAACTCTGTCGTTTTAAATCACTCATCTGGATGGTTAATTCCGTACTCAGCTTTTCTGAACTATGCCACGGCTGCGGACTATGCGAACTGGCCTGCCCAGCAGATGCCATCAGTGAAGGCAAACGTCTCATCGGAACAACTTCCACAGGCAAAGCCGGTAATATCGATTTTACAAGGGGCTTACTGCGCATCGGTGAAGCAATGTCTCCTCCTCTGATCAAGGCAGTTAAGAAAATATCCCCCCGGGCAGAGGTGAACATTCTGGATTGCCCCCCCGGAACATCCTGTCCGGTGGTGGAATCCATTGATGACACTGATTTTGTAGTGCTCGTAACTGAACCCACGCCATTCGGGCTGCATGACCTTAATTTGGCAGTGCAGCTGATGCAGACCCTGAACATGCCCTGCGGGGTAGTTATCAACCGTGCCGGAATGGGTGATGACCGGGTGGAAAAATATCTTGCAGAAAAAAAAGTCCCCCTGCTCGGCTCCCTGCCGCACAGCCGTGAAGCCGCTTCCAGTTATTCAAAGGGCGATCTGCTCTACGAAAACATTCCCGGATTCAAAGATGAATTCGCAAAAATCTGGTCTTCCATCCAAGAACAAGTGAGCGGAGCACAATAG